Proteins encoded within one genomic window of Bacillus sp. F19:
- a CDS encoding competence protein ComJ: protein MKQIKRKDEILVSYQQIIISNIGISPPHFEWTAQDYKKGYAADEYAVSFAALSNSSADIQVVQDQPEQLNSKPEFTCKVPFRVVNGAVEIKSILSKKLVCEIPAGDYYITFLAIPLEEKTKNGLYRVKYIFQFSKAGL, encoded by the coding sequence ATGAAGCAAATAAAAAGAAAAGATGAAATTCTTGTATCCTATCAGCAAATAATCATTTCTAATATTGGCATCAGTCCCCCGCATTTTGAATGGACGGCGCAGGATTACAAAAAAGGATATGCTGCCGATGAATATGCGGTTTCATTTGCTGCATTGTCCAATTCATCTGCAGACATTCAAGTTGTACAAGATCAGCCCGAGCAGCTGAATTCCAAACCTGAATTTACATGCAAAGTACCGTTTCGTGTCGTAAATGGCGCTGTTGAAATCAAAAGTATTTTATCAAAAAAATTAGTCTGTGAAATTCCGGCTGGAGACTACTATATAACCTTTTTGGCTATACCACTTGAAGAAAAAACAAAAAATGGGCTTTACCGCGTCAAATATATATTCCAATTTTCAAAGGCTGGTTTATGA